The Daucus carota subsp. sativus chromosome 2, DH1 v3.0, whole genome shotgun sequence genome includes a window with the following:
- the LOC135150112 gene encoding uncharacterized protein LOC135150112 — MSSERRRSARLIESPWVYNWPKRPPVYIAVDDDSTGPAHKRRNFENKTGEEQGKKMHSGAVVTGVNGRLKRASVETKADRGIGGVSLATELTDDDDDFQTPAEHFDKVKSIRMQNKSKNNEGDKISKKRNRATEVTIISAVDTVAEGSRRRCVDKGIGQKGKHVAIVDGRKIVTSKYPYKARDDGDQAPPIINDKPKKVRAYEGYLEK; from the exons ATGAGTTCAG AGCGAAGAAGGAGTGCTAGACTCATTGAGAGTCCTTGGGTGTACAACTGGCCCAAGAGACCACCGGTTTATATTGCTGTAGACGACGATAGCACAGGACCAGCACATAAACGGCGAAACTTTGAGAACAAAACCGGAGAAGAACAAGGGAAAAAAATGCATTCTGGAGCAGTGGTAACTGGGGTTAATGGAAGGTTAAAGCGTGCAAGTGTAGAAACCAAGGCAGACCGGGGCATTGGGGGAGTGAGCCTTGCAACAGAACtaactgatgatgatgatgactttCAAACGCCAGCCGAGCATTTTGATAAGGTGAAGAGTATCAGAATGCAGAATAAATCCAAGAACAATGAAGGGGATAAGATCAGTAAAAAAAGGAACAGAGCAACCGAG GTGACAATAATTTCTGCGGTTGATACAGTTGCTGAGGGAAGCCGGAGAAGATGTGTGGACAAGGGCATAGGTCAAAAAGGGAAACATGTTGCCATTGTGGACGGTCGGAAGATTGTAACTTCTAAATATCCCTACAAAGCTAGGGATGATGGGGATCAGGCTCCACCTATTATAAATGACAAACCCAAAAAGGTTCGAGCATATGAAGGATACCTTGAGAAATAA